One part of the Bacteroidia bacterium genome encodes these proteins:
- the serS gene encoding serine--tRNA ligase, with product MLEIAKIRQKTEEIAGSLARKGVANAADVLQEILRLDDRRKEIITELEKYRAEMNQTSKSIGLLMREGKKEEAEVAKKQSADAKNRIKELEQEVSDVQTRTKHELDELPNSPHASVPSGKSADDNEVVFEKGVELSFDFSPKPHWELARQHDIIDWELGVKLTGAGFPVYKGDGAILQRALISFFLDKAREAGYQEIQPPLMVNEDSAYATGQLPDKEGQMYHIEKDGFYMIPTAEVPITNLYRNDIIKMDRLPLKNCGYTPCFRREAGSYGAHVKGLNRLHQFDKVELVQVCLPEKSYDTLEEMTTYVESLLEALELRFRRLLLCSGDMSHASAKTFDLEVFSAAQERWLEVSSVSNFETFQTNRLKLRYRTEENKKILLHSLNGSALALPRIVAALLENHQQADGSIRIPEALRPYTRFDQIG from the coding sequence ATGCTGGAAATCGCAAAAATTCGACAAAAAACGGAGGAAATCGCGGGGAGCCTTGCTCGTAAAGGAGTAGCTAATGCTGCTGACGTATTGCAAGAGATCCTGCGTCTGGATGATCGTAGAAAAGAGATCATCACAGAGTTGGAAAAGTATCGTGCAGAGATGAACCAGACCTCCAAGTCGATAGGTTTGTTGATGCGTGAAGGAAAAAAGGAAGAGGCAGAAGTTGCTAAAAAGCAATCTGCTGATGCTAAAAACCGAATCAAGGAATTGGAGCAGGAAGTCTCTGATGTCCAAACCAGGACCAAACATGAACTGGATGAGCTGCCAAATTCTCCTCATGCGAGTGTTCCAAGTGGAAAGTCCGCAGATGACAATGAAGTGGTCTTTGAGAAAGGAGTCGAACTTAGCTTTGACTTTTCTCCCAAACCTCATTGGGAATTGGCAAGGCAGCACGATATTATTGACTGGGAGTTGGGGGTTAAACTTACCGGAGCTGGTTTCCCTGTTTACAAAGGAGACGGAGCCATCTTGCAGAGAGCTTTGATTAGTTTCTTTCTGGATAAAGCCCGTGAAGCCGGCTACCAGGAAATACAGCCGCCCCTCATGGTAAATGAAGATTCTGCTTATGCAACCGGACAATTGCCGGATAAGGAGGGACAGATGTACCATATAGAGAAGGATGGATTCTATATGATTCCTACCGCGGAGGTGCCGATCACCAATCTTTATCGCAATGATATTATAAAGATGGATCGCCTTCCCCTGAAAAATTGTGGCTACACTCCTTGCTTTCGGAGAGAAGCGGGCTCTTATGGAGCCCATGTAAAAGGCCTCAACCGTTTGCATCAATTTGACAAAGTTGAGTTGGTACAGGTGTGTCTACCTGAGAAATCTTATGATACCCTGGAAGAAATGACTACCTATGTCGAGTCTCTCCTGGAAGCCCTGGAGTTGAGATTCAGAAGACTCTTGCTTTGCAGTGGAGATATGAGCCATGCATCAGCCAAGACTTTCGACCTGGAAGTATTTAGTGCGGCTCAGGAAAGATGGCTGGAAGTGAGTTCTGTAAGTAACTTTGAAACCTTCCAAACCAATCGCCTCAAGCTTCGCTATCGTACCGAAGAGAATAAAAAGATCCTCTTGCATTCTTTGAATGGAAGTGCATTGGCTCTGCCACGTATCGTCGCAGCTTTGTTGGAAAATCACCAGCAGGCAGATGGCAGCATACGAATACCGGAGGCATTGAGACCTTATACAAGGTTTGATCAAATCGGATAA
- a CDS encoding diheme cytochrome c-553 translates to MNSKYLYVAGALAMMLWALTFSSCKETQHSQTTEVVKTEIDQEAIIKRGEYLVTIMGCNDCHSPKRMGPNGPEIIPELMLSGYPADREIVQFQDELIGQGFALLNPDLTAGIGPWGTSFAGNLTPHETGIGNWTEEQFKKALMEGKYKGMDGGRMLLPPMPWVNYKDMTDEDLKAVFGYLKSIAPVNNIVPPPIPPQ, encoded by the coding sequence ATGAATAGCAAATATCTATATGTAGCAGGAGCACTAGCGATGATGCTTTGGGCTCTCACTTTTTCTTCCTGCAAAGAGACTCAGCATTCCCAAACTACGGAAGTAGTAAAAACGGAAATTGATCAGGAAGCAATTATTAAAAGAGGAGAATATCTGGTAACCATCATGGGCTGTAATGATTGTCACTCTCCCAAGCGAATGGGGCCCAATGGACCTGAAATTATTCCCGAACTTATGCTATCTGGTTACCCTGCTGACAGAGAGATCGTCCAGTTTCAAGATGAGTTAATCGGACAGGGATTTGCCCTTTTGAATCCAGATCTCACTGCCGGTATAGGTCCCTGGGGGACTTCCTTCGCAGGAAACCTGACACCCCACGAAACAGGCATAGGGAATTGGACGGAAGAACAATTCAAGAAAGCGCTTATGGAAGGGAAGTATAAAGGTATGGATGGAGGACGTATGCTTTTGCCACCAATGCCCTGGGTTAATTATAAGGATATGACGGATGAAGATTTGAAGGCTGTATTTGGGTACCTTAAGAGTATCGCACCTGTAAACAATATTGTTCCCCCTCCTATTCCTCCTCAATAA